Proteins encoded within one genomic window of Cucurbita pepo subsp. pepo cultivar mu-cu-16 unplaced genomic scaffold, ASM280686v2 Cp4.1_scaffold000419, whole genome shotgun sequence:
- the LOC111785251 gene encoding basic form of pathogenesis-related protein 1-like, which translates to MKVGESVNEYFPRTLGIANKMKLNGENKQDVEVVGKILRSMIPKFDYIVCSIEASKDTTILTINELQSSLLEHEQHMSSHVEEDHALNITHGEQSRGRGQDYLALHNRARAQVGVGPMQWSNTVAAYAQAYAEKRKGDCAMIHSTGPYGENIAAGYYPEFTGADAVKLWANEKPLYDHASNKCVGGECGHYTQMVWRSSVRLGCARVPCKANSQFVVCNYDPPGNYIGEKPYDSLVV; encoded by the exons ATGAAGGTAGGAGAATCTGTGAATGAGTATTTTCCTCGGACCCTTGGCATAGCCAACAAGATGAAACTAAATGGTGAGAACAAACAAGATGTTGAAGTAGTCGGAAAGATTCTGAGATCTATGATCCCCAAGTTTGATTATATTGTGTGTTCCATTGAGGCGTCCAAGGATACAACCATCTTAACCATTAATGAGTTGCAAAGCAGCCTGCTTGAACATGAACAACACATGAGTTCTCATGTTGAAGAAGACCACGCTTTGAATATCACTCATGGTGAACAATCTAGAGGAAGGGGTCAAG ACTATCTCGCGCTTCACAACCGCGCTCGAGCCCAGGTCGGCGTCGGCCCCATGCAATGGAGCAATACCGTGGCCGCGTACGCTCAAGCCTATgcggaaaaaagaaagggtgaCTGCGCGATGATTCACTCAACCGGGCCGTACGGGGAAAACATAGCCGCTGGGTACTACCCTGAGTTCACCGGGGCGGATGCGGTGAAGCTGTGGGCGAACGAGAAGCCGTTGTATGATCATGCGTCGAATAAATGCGTGGGTGGTGAATGTGGGCACTACACCCAGATGGTGTGGCGAAGCTCGGTCCGGCTTGGATGTGCTAGAGTGCCCTGTAAGGCTAATTCTCAGTTTGTTGTTTGCAATTACGATCCTCCTGGCAACTATATTGGGGAAAAGCCTTATGATTCTTTGGTGGTTTGA
- the LOC111785252 gene encoding basic form of pathogenesis-related protein 1-like, which yields MWTQTPPIMATFIATFMFLLALTNSQNAPRDYLALHNCARVQVGVGPMQWSNTVATYAQAYAEKRKGDYAMIHSTGPYGENIAAGYYPEFTGADAVKLWANEKPLYDHVSNKCVGGECGHYTQMVWRSSVRLGCARVPCKANSQFVVCNYDPPGNYIGEKPYDSSL from the coding sequence ATGTGGACTCAAACCCCTCCGATCATGGCTACTTTCATTGCCACTTTCATGTTCCTCCTCGCCCTAACCAACTCTCAAAACGCCCCCCGTGACTACCTCGCGCTTCACAACTGCGCTCGAGTCCAGGTCGGCGTCGGCCCCATGCAATGGAGCAACACCGTGGCCACGTACGCTCAAGCCTATgcggaaaaaagaaagggtgaCTATGCCATGATTCACTCAACCGGGCCATATGGAGAAAATATAGCCGCGGGCTACTACCCTGAGTTCACCGGGGCGGATGCGGTGAAGCTGTGGGCGAACGAGAAGCCGTTGTATGATCATGTGTCGAATAAATGCGTGGGTGGTGAATGTGGGCACTACACTCAGATGGTGTGGCGGAGCTCGGTGCGGCTTGGATGTGCTAGAGTGCCCTGTAAGGCTAATTCTCAGTTTGTTGTTTGCAATTATGATCCTCCTGGTAACTATATTGGGGAAAAGCCTTATGACTCTTCTTTGTAA